One part of the Actinotignum schaalii genome encodes these proteins:
- the atpB gene encoding F0F1 ATP synthase subunit A gives MAVGSFANLSMLGLPMENDGFHAPGVEEFFPAPIFFAGTPFEMNRVMVIRLLAALVLLVFCVIYAKRAKLIPGRAQAAMESLLDFSRVQIGEEILEGQARKYQPLLATIFLGTLFMNLTGVIPGLQLAGTSVIGMPLIYAVVAYVAFIIAGMKERGAGTFFKEQLFPPGVPWPIYIIMTPIELLSTFIIRPVTLTVRLLANMLSGHMLLVLCFLGTHALYFSMGGGLGIGLGTVTLVAGILFTVFELFVACLQAYIFALLTAAYIQLSISAH, from the coding sequence ATGGCAGTCGGTTCGTTCGCGAATCTGAGCATGCTCGGCCTGCCGATGGAGAACGACGGGTTCCACGCCCCGGGAGTTGAGGAATTCTTCCCCGCCCCCATCTTCTTCGCCGGCACGCCATTTGAGATGAATCGCGTGATGGTGATTCGTCTTCTTGCGGCTTTAGTTCTTCTGGTTTTCTGCGTTATCTACGCCAAGCGCGCCAAGCTCATTCCGGGCCGCGCGCAGGCCGCGATGGAATCCCTGCTGGACTTCTCGCGGGTGCAGATCGGTGAAGAAATTCTCGAAGGGCAGGCACGCAAGTACCAGCCCCTGCTCGCCACCATTTTCCTCGGCACTCTCTTTATGAACTTAACCGGCGTCATCCCGGGCTTGCAGCTCGCGGGTACGTCGGTTATTGGTATGCCGCTTATTTACGCCGTGGTGGCGTACGTGGCCTTCATTATCGCGGGTATGAAGGAACGCGGGGCGGGTACCTTCTTCAAGGAACAGCTCTTCCCGCCCGGGGTGCCCTGGCCGATTTACATCATCATGACGCCCATTGAGCTGCTCTCCACCTTCATTATTCGGCCTGTCACCCTGACGGTCCGTCTGTTGGCCAATATGCTCTCCGGGCATATGCTGCTCGTGCTCTGCTTCCTGGGCACCCACGCGCTCTACTTCTCCATGGGCGGGGGCCTCGGCATTGGCCTGGGTACGGTCACACTGGTGGCCGGTATCCTCTTCACCGTCTTTGAACTTTTCGTGGCGTGCCTGCAGGCGTATATCTTCGCCCTGCTCACCGCCGCGTATATCCAACTTTCTATTTCCGCCCACTAA
- a CDS encoding DUF2550 family protein — MSWQSVALIVVLVLLALLIYFLARVRYLFNQWGSSQAAVRRQHRWHTGVVFFRTDALEWFRVASLSWRPALRLDRRSLSINLVKVRDDIATARVGDAHTEIDMAMSCQAHTALVAWADSAPPRGDWVLF; from the coding sequence ATGAGCTGGCAAAGCGTAGCACTGATCGTCGTGCTGGTTCTCCTCGCGCTCCTCATCTACTTCCTGGCGCGGGTACGCTACCTCTTCAACCAATGGGGGTCTTCCCAGGCCGCGGTGCGCCGGCAGCATCGCTGGCACACCGGGGTGGTGTTTTTCCGCACCGATGCGCTGGAGTGGTTCCGGGTGGCCTCCTTATCCTGGCGCCCGGCGCTGCGCCTGGATCGGCGTTCCCTGAGCATCAACCTGGTCAAAGTGCGTGATGATATCGCCACCGCCCGGGTGGGGGATGCTCATACAGAAATTGATATGGCCATGAGCTGCCAGGCGCATACCGCGCTGGTGGCGTGGGCGGATTCGGCCCCGCCCCGGGGAGATTGGGTGTTGTTCTAG
- a CDS encoding glycosyltransferase family 4 protein has protein sequence MRVYLLMMVLSCAITYFLVPAILRLALRVGAMTQVRERDIHTVPIPRLGGVAMFLGFSASFAIASQIPYLHRVLGPASQAWAIWLGAGLMCLVGAIDDIWELDWMTKLAGEVLAAGVMAWQGVQFVTLPFMGLTVGSTRLSIFFTILMVVITVNAVNFMDGLDGLAAGIVGIASLAFFIYSYILTRNATPGDYTSVACAAAAATVGMCAGILPHNFHPARIFMGDSGALMLGMVLAASAIQVTGQIDPQSTSLGYALPAYLPLLLALAVVVLPLSDFIWAVTRRLARGQSPFHADAGHLHHRLLRLGHSHTGTVLILYLWTAIFSFTCILLIVLPARHVALIGAAGVVLGCVVTFGMFGRRRSSAARGERIPEENAGDAPISEGELEREAVQVPETGHPASETLPASEVEPVQKAEETR, from the coding sequence ATGCGCGTCTACCTGCTCATGATGGTGCTCAGCTGCGCCATCACCTACTTCCTGGTCCCCGCGATTCTGCGGCTGGCCCTGCGGGTAGGCGCGATGACGCAGGTGCGCGAACGCGATATCCACACCGTCCCCATCCCGCGCCTGGGCGGGGTGGCCATGTTCCTCGGTTTTTCGGCCTCCTTCGCCATCGCCTCCCAAATTCCCTACCTGCACCGGGTGCTCGGCCCCGCCTCCCAAGCCTGGGCAATCTGGCTGGGCGCCGGGCTCATGTGCCTGGTGGGCGCCATTGATGACATCTGGGAACTGGATTGGATGACGAAACTGGCCGGCGAAGTGCTGGCCGCCGGGGTGATGGCCTGGCAGGGCGTCCAATTCGTGACGCTGCCCTTTATGGGCCTGACCGTGGGCTCCACCCGCCTCTCCATTTTCTTCACCATCCTCATGGTGGTCATCACGGTCAATGCCGTGAACTTCATGGACGGGCTGGACGGGCTGGCCGCCGGGATCGTTGGCATCGCCTCCCTGGCCTTCTTTATTTATTCCTATATTCTTACCCGCAATGCCACCCCGGGGGATTACACCTCGGTGGCCTGCGCGGCCGCGGCCGCCACGGTAGGGATGTGCGCGGGGATCCTGCCGCATAATTTCCATCCCGCCCGTATCTTTATGGGCGATTCGGGGGCGCTCATGCTCGGCATGGTGCTGGCCGCCTCCGCCATCCAGGTCACCGGGCAGATCGACCCGCAATCCACCTCCCTCGGCTACGCGCTCCCCGCGTATTTGCCGCTGCTGCTGGCCCTCGCGGTGGTGGTGCTGCCGCTTTCCGATTTCATCTGGGCCGTCACCCGCCGCCTGGCCCGCGGGCAATCCCCCTTCCACGCCGACGCCGGCCACCTCCACCACCGCCTGCTGCGCCTGGGCCATTCGCATACCGGCACCGTGCTCATCCTCTATCTGTGGACGGCCATTTTCTCCTTCACCTGCATTCTGCTGATTGTGCTTCCGGCCCGGCACGTCGCCCTGATTGGCGCCGCCGGGGTGGTGCTCGGTTGCGTGGTCACCTTCGGAATGTTCGGGCGACGGCGCAGCTCGGCCGCGCGCGGGGAGCGCATTCCGGAGGAGAACGCCGGCGATGCGCCCATATCCGAAGGTGAGCTGGAACGGGAAGCGGTGCAGGTACCGGAAACTGGACATCCGGCATCGGAAACCCTGCCGGCATCGGAAGTTGAGCCCGTGCAGAAAGCTGAGGAGACACGATGA
- a CDS encoding F0F1 ATP synthase subunit delta: protein MRSTSKQSAAAVTAEWDALLQEHPGQEIDLARELFAAADAINASPSLRGTLADTTRAGAARESLASAIFAAHVSAPVLAVLRAVAGRTWTEDADLVTTVDTLGAHAVLVRARGAGVLSGVEDELYQLMRTLKETPDLRITLSREEYSAEERGALFDRVVPNIREETRVLAHRALARVREATLAASLMEYAAQAAELGEVSGVSVLVAQPLTATQEERLQRALTAMYGTEVSIHVSVDPAVVGGMRIQHGSDVIDATLQSRIKDVRDKVAVMPAAPASNR from the coding sequence ATGCGGTCCACGAGTAAGCAATCCGCCGCCGCGGTCACCGCCGAGTGGGACGCGCTGCTACAGGAACATCCCGGCCAGGAAATTGACTTGGCGCGCGAACTTTTCGCCGCTGCAGACGCCATCAATGCCTCTCCTTCCCTGCGTGGCACCCTCGCGGATACCACCCGGGCCGGGGCGGCACGGGAAAGCCTGGCAAGCGCCATTTTCGCCGCCCACGTGAGCGCACCGGTTCTTGCGGTGCTGCGCGCGGTGGCGGGGCGAACGTGGACGGAGGACGCTGATCTCGTCACGACCGTGGATACCCTCGGTGCGCACGCCGTGCTGGTGCGGGCGCGCGGCGCCGGGGTGCTCTCCGGCGTGGAAGATGAGCTCTACCAGCTCATGCGCACCCTCAAAGAAACTCCCGATCTGCGCATCACGCTCTCCCGCGAAGAATATTCCGCGGAGGAACGCGGGGCGCTCTTTGATCGCGTGGTTCCGAATATCCGGGAGGAAACCCGGGTGCTGGCACATCGCGCCCTGGCGCGGGTGCGGGAAGCAACCCTGGCGGCCTCGCTTATGGAGTACGCGGCCCAGGCAGCTGAGCTGGGTGAAGTTTCCGGAGTATCGGTGCTGGTAGCCCAGCCGCTCACGGCAACGCAAGAAGAACGCCTCCAGCGCGCCCTGACTGCGATGTACGGAACCGAAGTTTCCATTCACGTCTCAGTGGATCCGGCTGTGGTGGGCGGTATGCGCATCCAGCACGGCTCGGATGTTATTGACGCGACGCTGCAGTCCAGAATTAAAGATGTACGCGATAAAGTCGCGGTCATGCCGGCGGCACCGGCGAGCAACAGGTAA
- the atpF gene encoding F0F1 ATP synthase subunit B, with protein sequence MYLAEEHSVIIPAIPDLLWGTVSFLIVAIAVYKFAWPTLTKMLDERREKIEEGLLAAERAREEVAQERATIQSEKDAAVREAADIRAQAQSNASDIIERARREAGEEARRISAAAQVQIKADTDAAARILRADLGTMASQLAGRIVGEQIRLDPSVNQGVVDSFLDNLEEQARTGA encoded by the coding sequence ATGTATCTCGCTGAAGAACACAGTGTTATCATTCCGGCCATTCCGGATCTGCTGTGGGGCACGGTATCCTTCCTCATCGTCGCCATCGCGGTGTATAAATTCGCTTGGCCGACGCTGACGAAGATGCTTGATGAGCGGCGGGAGAAAATCGAAGAAGGTTTGCTCGCTGCCGAACGTGCCCGGGAGGAAGTGGCTCAGGAACGCGCCACCATCCAGTCCGAAAAGGACGCCGCGGTGCGCGAAGCAGCGGATATCCGCGCCCAGGCACAATCCAATGCCTCCGATATTATCGAGCGTGCGCGCCGGGAAGCCGGCGAAGAAGCGCGGCGTATTTCCGCCGCGGCTCAGGTTCAGATTAAAGCTGATACCGACGCCGCCGCGCGGATTCTCCGCGCGGATTTGGGCACCATGGCCTCGCAGCTGGCCGGTCGTATCGTGGGTGAACAGATTCGCCTCGATCCGAGTGTGAACCAGGGCGTTGTCGATTCGTTCCTCGATAATCTCGAGGAGCAGGCGCGAACGGGGGCGTAA
- a CDS encoding F0F1 ATP synthase subunit gamma, which yields MAGEQRIYKSKIRATSTLQKVFRAMELIAASRIGSARREAQELDPYARAVTRALGLVGRHDFDAQHPLMRERTDTNRVAVLVVTSDRGMAGAYSANVLREAERTVENLRAEGKDPVLYVTGRRGLQYFKFRGVNIAGEWSGTSDKPDPEQSDEIARTLLDAFTAPPEEGGVAEVHVVYTRFESMVSQVVQVRHMLPLAIVDYGEGDLEDTGSEFSGGGTEETEPLYDFEPSAHDVFEALVPMYVRKRISSILLMAAASELASRQQAMHAATDNAAELIEKYTRLANNARQAEITTEITEIVSGADALSNG from the coding sequence ATGGCCGGCGAACAGAGGATTTACAAGAGCAAAATTCGGGCGACGAGCACCTTGCAGAAGGTGTTCCGCGCGATGGAGCTCATTGCGGCCTCGCGTATCGGCTCGGCGCGCCGGGAGGCGCAGGAACTGGACCCCTACGCGCGGGCGGTAACCCGCGCGCTCGGGCTGGTGGGGCGCCATGATTTTGACGCCCAGCACCCGCTGATGCGCGAGCGCACCGATACCAATCGGGTGGCGGTACTCGTGGTGACCTCCGACCGCGGCATGGCGGGAGCCTATTCCGCCAATGTGCTGCGCGAAGCGGAGCGCACCGTGGAGAATCTGCGCGCCGAAGGTAAGGATCCGGTGCTGTACGTGACCGGCCGGCGCGGCCTGCAGTACTTCAAATTCCGCGGGGTGAATATCGCCGGGGAGTGGAGCGGCACCTCGGATAAGCCCGATCCGGAGCAATCCGATGAAATCGCGCGCACCCTCCTCGATGCTTTCACTGCCCCGCCGGAAGAAGGCGGCGTCGCCGAAGTACATGTGGTCTACACCCGCTTCGAATCGATGGTGAGCCAGGTGGTGCAGGTGCGCCATATGCTGCCGCTCGCCATCGTGGACTACGGGGAAGGCGATCTGGAGGATACCGGATCGGAATTCTCGGGCGGCGGCACGGAAGAAACCGAACCGCTCTACGATTTCGAACCTTCGGCGCACGACGTTTTCGAAGCGCTCGTGCCCATGTATGTTCGCAAACGTATCTCCTCGATTCTTCTCATGGCAGCGGCCTCCGAACTCGCCTCGCGCCAGCAGGCGATGCACGCGGCCACCGATAATGCCGCCGAACTCATCGAGAAGTACACCCGGCTCGCCAATAACGCGCGCCAGGCTGAGATCACCACCGAGATCACTGAAATCGTCTCCGGTGCCGATGCACTAAGTAACGGATAA
- the atpD gene encoding F0F1 ATP synthase subunit beta, which yields MTAQLEEQTADLATTGRITQVIGAVVDVEFPSDALPDINNALKTTATLPAGDGSVIQQEMVLEVAQHLGDNVVRTIAMKPTDGLVRGAVVIDTGAPITVPVGDVTRGHVFNVVGEPLNVSPDEIDVKERWSIHRQAPAFDELEPETQMFQTGLKVIDLLTPYVQGGKIGLFGGAGVGKTVLIQEMIQRVALDHDGVSVFAGVGERTREGNDLIHEMDEAGVLDKTALVFGQMDEPPGVRLRIALSGLTMAEYFRDVANQDVLLFIDNIFRFTQAGSEVSTLLGRMPSAVGYQPTLADEMGALQERITSTRGHSITSLQAIYVPADDYTDPAPATTFAHLDATTELSRDIASMGIYPAVDPLASTSRILDPQIVGQQHYEVATRVKAILQKNRELQDIISILGVDELSEEDRLTVARARRIQQFLSQNMYTAVKFTGVEGSTVPVAETVEAFRRICDGEYDHVPEQAFFNIGGIEDLERKYHELRSE from the coding sequence ATGACTGCACAACTAGAGGAGCAGACCGCGGACCTGGCCACAACCGGCCGGATTACGCAGGTCATTGGCGCCGTCGTCGACGTCGAATTTCCGTCCGACGCGCTTCCCGATATCAATAACGCCCTGAAAACCACGGCCACCCTCCCCGCTGGTGACGGAAGTGTCATCCAGCAGGAGATGGTTTTGGAAGTGGCTCAGCATCTGGGCGATAACGTGGTGCGCACCATCGCGATGAAACCGACGGACGGCCTGGTGCGCGGCGCCGTCGTTATCGATACCGGTGCCCCCATCACCGTTCCGGTCGGGGACGTTACCCGCGGGCACGTCTTCAACGTCGTGGGCGAACCGCTCAACGTTTCTCCCGACGAGATCGACGTGAAGGAACGCTGGTCGATTCACCGCCAGGCTCCCGCCTTCGATGAACTCGAGCCGGAAACCCAGATGTTCCAGACCGGCCTCAAGGTTATCGACCTGCTCACCCCGTACGTGCAGGGTGGCAAGATCGGCCTCTTCGGTGGCGCGGGCGTGGGCAAAACGGTCCTCATCCAGGAAATGATCCAGCGCGTGGCCCTCGACCACGATGGCGTTTCCGTTTTCGCCGGGGTGGGTGAACGTACCCGTGAAGGTAACGACCTCATCCACGAAATGGACGAAGCCGGGGTGCTCGATAAGACGGCCCTCGTGTTCGGCCAGATGGACGAGCCGCCGGGGGTGCGCCTGCGCATCGCCCTATCCGGCCTGACGATGGCGGAGTACTTCCGCGACGTCGCCAACCAGGACGTGCTGCTCTTCATCGATAACATCTTCCGCTTCACCCAGGCCGGTTCGGAAGTATCCACCCTGCTCGGGCGCATGCCTTCCGCGGTGGGCTACCAGCCCACCCTGGCTGATGAAATGGGTGCGCTCCAGGAACGCATTACCTCCACGCGCGGGCATTCCATTACCTCGCTGCAGGCCATTTACGTTCCCGCGGACGATTACACCGACCCGGCGCCGGCAACCACCTTCGCCCACCTGGACGCAACCACCGAACTTTCGCGTGATATCGCCTCCATGGGTATTTACCCGGCGGTGGATCCCCTCGCCTCGACCTCGCGTATTCTGGACCCGCAGATCGTGGGCCAGCAGCACTACGAGGTTGCGACCCGCGTCAAGGCGATCCTCCAGAAGAACCGCGAACTTCAGGACATTATCTCCATCCTCGGTGTGGATGAACTCTCCGAAGAAGACCGCCTGACCGTCGCCCGCGCGCGCCGGATCCAGCAGTTCCTCTCGCAGAATATGTACACCGCGGTGAAGTTCACCGGCGTGGAAGGCTCCACCGTTCCGGTTGCGGAAACCGTTGAAGCGTTCCGCCGTATTTGCGACGGCGAATACGACCACGTCCCCGAGCAGGCCTTCTTCAATATTGGCGGCATCGAGGATCTGGAACGCAAGTACCACGAACTGCGGAGCGAATAA
- the atpE gene encoding ATP synthase F0 subunit C, with protein MTGSAAVLATIGYGLAAIGPGIGVGLIGAKNQEATARQPEIRGYLRVNMFLSIAFTEALGLIGFAAGFVFGA; from the coding sequence ATGACTGGATCTGCAGCAGTTCTCGCGACCATCGGTTACGGTCTCGCGGCTATCGGCCCCGGCATCGGCGTCGGCCTCATCGGTGCGAAGAACCAGGAAGCTACCGCACGCCAGCCCGAGATCCGCGGCTACCTGCGCGTCAATATGTTCCTGTCCATCGCCTTTACCGAAGCACTCGGCCTGATCGGCTTCGCCGCGGGCTTCGTGTTCGGAGCTTAA
- a CDS encoding F0F1 ATP synthase subunit epsilon has protein sequence MLDVEIVSQRELAWRGNAESVTAPGTEGSVGILTDHTPLVALLTEGNVEVRGCADGRDRSFTMSGSGFLTVTANQVIVVADSVSEQSVTER, from the coding sequence ATGCTGGACGTTGAGATCGTTTCCCAGCGAGAGCTGGCGTGGCGCGGGAATGCCGAATCGGTGACCGCACCCGGCACCGAAGGCTCGGTGGGTATCCTCACGGACCACACCCCGCTCGTTGCCCTCCTCACGGAAGGCAATGTCGAGGTGCGCGGCTGCGCGGACGGACGCGATCGCAGCTTCACGATGTCCGGCTCCGGCTTCCTCACGGTGACCGCTAATCAGGTGATCGTGGTGGCTGATTCGGTCAGCGAGCAGTCGGTCACCGAGCGGTAG
- a CDS encoding L-threonylcarbamoyladenylate synthase: MDTCDAAVAALARGELVVLPTDTVYGLGADAFSRAAVTRLLTAKGRGRDKPSPVLVASMDDAARLAARIPAGARALAEAYWPGALTLILPANENIGWDLGETHGTVALRMPDHPLALELLRRTGPLAVSSANLTEHAPARTAAQAREQLGEKVAVYLDGGTAPGGVPSTIVSFAGEHAQILRHGAISDEDIAAVVPLG, translated from the coding sequence ATGGACACATGTGATGCCGCGGTAGCCGCCCTCGCGCGCGGCGAGCTCGTGGTGCTCCCCACCGATACCGTGTACGGCCTGGGCGCGGATGCGTTTTCGCGCGCGGCCGTGACCCGGCTCCTCACCGCGAAAGGCCGCGGGCGCGATAAGCCGTCCCCGGTTCTTGTTGCCTCGATGGACGACGCCGCCCGCCTCGCGGCGCGCATCCCCGCGGGTGCCCGCGCGCTTGCCGAGGCGTACTGGCCCGGGGCTCTCACCCTCATCCTCCCCGCGAACGAAAATATCGGCTGGGACCTGGGCGAAACCCACGGCACCGTGGCCCTACGCATGCCCGACCACCCGCTCGCCCTGGAGCTGCTGCGTCGCACCGGGCCGCTGGCGGTTTCCTCCGCTAATCTCACCGAGCACGCCCCGGCGCGCACCGCCGCGCAGGCCCGCGAGCAGCTCGGCGAGAAAGTCGCGGTGTACCTGGACGGCGGCACCGCACCGGGCGGGGTACCCTCCACAATTGTGAGCTTTGCGGGCGAGCACGCCCAGATCCTGCGCCACGGCGCGATTTCGGACGAGGATATCGCCGCGGTGGTGCCGCTGGGCTGA
- the nucS gene encoding endonuclease NucS produces the protein MRVVFATCSVDYSGRLDAHLEPATRLLMVKADGSVLVHADTGSYKPLNWMMGPTLFTEEEPSAAEREAGVRTIWNVEHKKTDDRLVIRIYEVFSDYEQELGEDPGLVKDGVEAHLQKLLAEQVERIAPQASLVRREYPTAIGPVDLMVRDGEGGYIAVEIKRRGEIDGVEQLTRYLDLLRRDPLLNPLRGIFAAQEIKPQARVLAEDRGIDCMILNYDDMRGIDHPEDRLF, from the coding sequence ATGCGCGTTGTTTTTGCTACCTGTTCGGTGGATTACTCCGGACGCCTGGACGCGCATCTCGAACCGGCCACCCGCCTCCTCATGGTCAAAGCCGATGGCTCCGTGCTGGTCCACGCGGATACCGGCTCCTATAAGCCCCTCAACTGGATGATGGGTCCCACCCTCTTCACCGAAGAAGAACCGAGCGCGGCGGAGCGCGAGGCGGGCGTGCGCACCATCTGGAATGTGGAGCACAAGAAAACCGATGACCGCCTGGTCATCCGCATTTACGAGGTCTTTTCTGATTACGAACAGGAGCTCGGGGAAGATCCCGGGCTCGTCAAAGACGGCGTGGAAGCGCATCTGCAAAAACTGCTGGCTGAACAGGTGGAACGTATCGCCCCGCAGGCCAGCTTGGTACGCCGCGAGTACCCCACCGCCATCGGTCCGGTGGACCTCATGGTGCGCGACGGCGAGGGCGGCTATATCGCCGTCGAAATTAAACGCCGCGGGGAAATTGACGGGGTCGAACAGCTCACCCGCTACCTCGATTTGCTGCGCCGTGACCCCCTCCTCAATCCGCTGCGCGGCATTTTCGCGGCCCAGGAAATCAAACCGCAGGCCCGTGTGCTGGCCGAAGACCGCGGCATTGACTGTATGATCTTGAACTACGACGATATGCGTGGCATAGACCACCCGGAGGATCGACTGTTTTAG
- the atpA gene encoding F0F1 ATP synthase subunit alpha: protein MADLTIQPEEIRAALDNFVRSYTPEQSESEQVGHVTMTADGIARVAGLPGAMANELLVFEDGTRGLAMNLEEREIGVVVLGDFSNIEEGQEVRRSGEVLSVPVGDGYLGRTVDPLGKPIDGLGEIENLSGRRALELQAPGVMMRKSVHEPLETGIKAIDSMTPIGRGQRQLIIGDRQTGKTALAIDTILNQRKNWETGDPSKQVRCIYVAIGQKGSTIASVRGTLARYGALEYTTIVASPASDPAGFKYLAPYTGSAIGQHWMYEGKHVLIVFDDLSKQAEAYRAVSLLLRRPPGREAYPGDVFYLHSRLLERCAKLSDELGGGSMTGLPIVETKANDVSAYIPTNVISITDGQIFLQSDLFNSNQRPAVDVGISVSRVGGDAQIKAMKKVAGTLKITLAQYRSQAAFAMFASDLDPATRQQLTRGERLMELLKQPQYTPYPIEEQVVSVWAGSKGYLDDVPVEKVHDWEARMLDYVRHNSSVLETIASTGEMDKDLEAELEATVSAFTESYRTAENLPAGGEEDVPAEQARETLARPTKG from the coding sequence ATGGCTGATCTGACAATCCAGCCCGAAGAGATTCGGGCAGCGCTCGATAACTTCGTGCGTAGCTACACGCCGGAGCAGTCCGAGAGTGAGCAAGTTGGTCACGTCACCATGACGGCGGACGGCATCGCCCGCGTGGCCGGCCTGCCCGGTGCGATGGCTAATGAACTTCTCGTTTTCGAGGATGGCACCCGCGGACTGGCGATGAACCTGGAAGAGCGCGAAATCGGCGTCGTCGTTCTCGGTGACTTCTCCAATATTGAAGAAGGCCAGGAAGTGCGCCGCAGCGGTGAGGTGCTCTCCGTCCCGGTGGGCGACGGATACCTCGGCCGCACGGTGGACCCCCTCGGCAAGCCGATTGATGGCCTGGGCGAAATCGAAAATCTCAGCGGGCGGCGCGCCCTGGAGCTGCAGGCTCCCGGCGTAATGATGCGCAAGTCGGTGCACGAACCGCTGGAAACCGGTATCAAGGCTATTGACTCGATGACCCCGATCGGGCGCGGGCAGCGCCAGCTCATCATCGGGGACCGCCAGACCGGTAAAACCGCCCTCGCGATTGACACCATCCTCAACCAGCGCAAGAACTGGGAAACCGGGGATCCCTCCAAGCAGGTGCGCTGCATTTACGTGGCCATCGGCCAGAAGGGTTCCACCATCGCTTCGGTGCGCGGCACCCTGGCCCGCTACGGGGCGCTGGAATACACCACCATCGTGGCCTCCCCGGCTTCTGATCCGGCTGGTTTCAAGTACCTGGCTCCCTACACCGGTTCGGCCATCGGCCAGCACTGGATGTACGAAGGTAAGCACGTGCTCATCGTCTTTGACGATCTGTCCAAGCAGGCAGAAGCTTACCGTGCGGTGTCCCTGCTGCTGCGCCGCCCGCCGGGGCGTGAAGCCTACCCGGGCGACGTGTTCTACCTGCACTCGCGCCTGCTGGAGCGCTGTGCCAAGCTCTCCGATGAGCTGGGCGGGGGTTCCATGACCGGCCTTCCCATCGTGGAAACCAAGGCGAATGACGTCTCGGCCTACATTCCGACCAACGTTATTTCCATTACCGACGGTCAGATCTTCTTGCAGTCCGACCTCTTCAACTCCAATCAGCGCCCGGCCGTGGACGTGGGTATTTCGGTATCCCGCGTGGGCGGCGACGCGCAGATCAAGGCCATGAAGAAGGTTGCCGGTACCCTGAAGATCACCCTGGCGCAGTACCGCTCCCAGGCGGCCTTCGCGATGTTCGCCTCCGATCTTGACCCGGCCACCCGCCAGCAGCTCACCCGCGGTGAGCGCCTCATGGAGCTGCTCAAGCAGCCGCAGTACACCCCGTACCCCATTGAGGAACAGGTTGTTTCGGTGTGGGCCGGCTCCAAGGGCTATCTCGATGATGTCCCGGTGGAGAAGGTGCACGATTGGGAAGCGCGCATGCTCGACTACGTGCGGCACAACTCCTCGGTGTTGGAAACCATTGCCTCCACCGGTGAGATGGATAAGGACCTCGAAGCCGAACTGGAAGCCACGGTCAGCGCCTTCACGGAGTCCTACCGCACCGCCGAAAACCTGCCCGCGGGCGGGGAAGAGGATGTCCCGGCCGAACAGGCCCGTGAAACTCTCGCGCGGCCGACGAAGGGTTAA
- a CDS encoding N5-glutamine methyltransferase family protein has translation MTTWADLLAGATAQLSAAGVESPAADARWLAEAVAGTRPHPRDTPPPAQRELFAAYLARRAAREPLQHITGRMYFRYLELVSTPDALIVRPETEIVAECAIAHVRACVAAQTRGNDGGIRNGASINENDDAAAARSRAAAKAAGPLVVDLGTGSGAIALSIATEVPAARVIGVDADPRALQLAATNNARYGSPVTFLHHDVAEPLPELDHAASVVVANPPYIPPDTPVSAEVRADPARALWGGGAEGLDLPKLFVARAAQLLRGGGILVLEHAETQSAALREYARSLGFTRAATGRDLAGRERFLEAEYGHM, from the coding sequence ATGACCACCTGGGCGGACTTGCTGGCCGGTGCCACCGCGCAGCTCAGCGCGGCCGGGGTGGAGTCACCCGCCGCGGATGCCCGGTGGCTGGCCGAAGCGGTCGCGGGCACGCGCCCCCATCCGCGTGATACTCCGCCTCCCGCGCAGCGTGAACTTTTCGCGGCCTACCTGGCCCGCCGCGCCGCGCGCGAACCGCTCCAGCACATCACCGGGCGGATGTATTTCCGTTACCTCGAGCTTGTTTCCACGCCGGACGCGCTCATTGTGCGCCCGGAAACCGAAATCGTGGCCGAATGCGCCATCGCGCACGTGCGCGCCTGCGTGGCCGCGCAAACCCGCGGGAACGATGGCGGCATCAGGAACGGCGCCTCCATTAATGAGAACGACGACGCAGCGGCGGCGCGCTCCCGCGCCGCCGCCAAAGCCGCAGGCCCCCTCGTTGTCGATCTGGGAACCGGCAGCGGGGCCATTGCCCTGAGTATCGCTACCGAAGTCCCCGCCGCCCGGGTGATCGGCGTCGATGCCGATCCTCGCGCCCTGCAACTAGCTGCCACCAATAATGCCCGCTACGGTTCGCCCGTCACTTTCCTCCACCACGATGTAGCCGAGCCGCTCCCGGAACTGGACCACGCGGCGAGCGTCGTCGTCGCCAATCCTCCCTATATTCCACCCGATACGCCGGTGAGCGCGGAAGTGCGTGCCGATCCGGCGCGGGCCCTGTGGGGCGGGGGAGCGGAGGGCCTGGACCTGCCCAAGCTATTCGTGGCGCGCGCGGCGCAGCTGCTGCGGGGCGGGGGTATCCTCGTTCTCGAACACGCGGAGACGCAAAGCGCGGCCCTGCGCGAATATGCCCGCAGCCTCGGTTTCACCCGGGCCGCAACCGGCCGGGACCTGGCCGGGCGGGAACGTTTTTTGGAGGCAGAATATGGACACATGTGA